From one Nycticebus coucang isolate mNycCou1 chromosome 14, mNycCou1.pri, whole genome shotgun sequence genomic stretch:
- the LOC128565184 gene encoding 26S proteasome regulatory subunit 7-like → MPDYLGADQRKTKEDEKDDKPIRALDEGDIALLKTYGQSTYSRQIKQVEDDIQQLLKKINELTGIKESDTGLAPPALWDLAADKQTLQSEQPLQVARCTKIINADSEDPKYIINVKQFAKFVVDLSDQVAPTDIEEGMRVGVDRNKYQIHIPLPPKIDPTVTMMQVEEKPDVTYSDVGGCKEQIEKLREVVETPLLHPERFVNLGIEPPKGVLLFGPPGTGKTLCARAVDNRTDACFIRVIGSELVQKYVGEGARMVRELFEMAITGRTKKACLIFFDEIDAIGGARFDDGAGGDNEVQRTMLELINQLDGFDPRGNIKVLMATNRPDTLDPALMRPGRLDRKIEFSLPDLEGRTHIFKIHARSMSVERDIRFELLARLCPNSTGAEIRSVCTEAGMFAIRARRKIATEKDFLEAVNKVIKSYAKFSATPRYMTYN, encoded by the exons ATGCCGGATTACCTCGGTGCCGATCAGCGGAAAACCAAAGAGGATGAGAAGGACGACAAACCCATCCGAGCTCTGGATGAGGGGGATATTGCCTTGCTGAAAACTTATGGTCAGAGCACTTACTCTAGGCAGATCAAGCAGGTTGAGGATGATATTCAGCAACTTCTCAAGAAAATCAATGAGCTCACTGGCATTAAAGAGTCTGACACTGGCCTGGCCccaccagcactctgggatttGGCCGCAGATAAGCAAACGCTCCAGAGTGAACAGCCTTTACAGGTTGCAAGGTGTACAAAGATAATCAATGCTGATTCAGAGGATCCAAAATACATTATCAACGTGAAGCAGTTTGCCAAGTTTGTGGTGGACCTCAGTGATCAGGTAGCACCTACTGACATTGAAGAAGGGATGAGAGTTGGCGTGGACAGAAATAAATACCAAATTCACATTCCACTGCCGCCTAAGATCGACCCAACAGTTACCATGATGCAGGTGGAAGAAAAGCCTGATGTCACATACAGTGATGTTGGTGGCTGTAAGGAACAAATTGAGAAATTGCGAGAAGTAGTTGAAACTCCACTACTTCATCCAGAGAGATTTGTTAACCTTGGTATTGAGCCTCCCAAGGGTGTGCTACTCTTTGGTCCACCAGGCACAGGCAAGACACTCTGTGCTCGAGCAGTTGACAATAGGACTGATGCTTGCTTCATTCGTGTTATTGGATCCGAACTTGTACAGAAATATGTTGGTGAGGGGGCTCGAATGGTTCGTGAGCTCTTTGAAATGGCcataacagggcg aACAAAAAAAGCCTGCCTTATCTTCTTTGACGAAATTGATGCTATTGGAGGGGCTAGATTTGATGATGGTGCTGGAGGTGACAATGAAGTGCAGAGAACAAtgttggaactaatcaatcagcTGGATGGGTTTGATCCTCGAGGCAATATTAAAGTGTTAATGGCAACTAACAGACCCGACACTTTGGATCCAGCACTGATGAGGCCAGGGAGGTTGGACAGAAAGATTGAATTTAGCTTACCTGATCTAGAGGGTCGGACTCACATCTTTAAGATTCATGCTCGTTCAATGAGTGTTGAAAGAGATATCAGGTTTGAATTGTTAGCACGGCTGTGTCCAAATAGCACTGGTGCTGAGATTAGGAGCGTCTGCACAGAAGCTGGTATGTTTGCAATCAGAGCCCGGCGAAAAATTGCTACTGAGAAGGATTTCTTAGAAGCTGTAAATAAGGTCATTAAGTCTTATGCCAAATTCAGTGCTACTCCTCGCTACATGACATACAACTGA